The genome window CCCTTGGCGCTGATAGCTAGGCAAAACGATCAAATCCTGGACAAAAATCGATGAGAAACCATCTCCGACCAAACGGACCAAGCCCACCACGGCATCGCCATCATGTGCCAGATAAATCGCTAATGAATGAGACAAGGCCTTCTCCAACATCTGAGGTTGATGTGTATAATTTGTCCATCCAACTGCATGATAGAGATGCGAAACATCCTCTAGCTTGACGATTTCTTGCCTTCTAATAGTAATCATCTCAATACCTCTCAGAATTCTCTCAAGCTCTTGTGCTGCCGTCCATCTTTATAAAAGTTTTCAGGAGACAGCCATGCTTCCAAACGGGATTTGACTTGAGGCCAGTCCTTATCAATCATAGCGAGCCAATCCGTATCCCTCGTGCGCCCCTTATAAACGACTGCCTGACGGAAGGTTCCTTCATAGACAAAGCCCAAACGTTCCGCAGCTCGTCTGGATGGAAAATTTAGAGCATCGCATTTCCACTCATAGCGACGATAGTTAAGCTCCTCAAAAACATAGCGTGCCAAGAGATACTGAGCTTCTGTTCCTATCCTCGTCCCCTTAAGAGCAGGAGAAAAAGTGACGGCACCCACTTCTATTACTCGGTTATTCTGGTCAATACGCATGAGAGAAAAAGTTCCCAAAGCCTTACAAGTTGTCTTATCTATAATCACGTAGTAAAAACGGTCCTTACGAGCTAACATCTGATTTAAGACGGTAACCAGTTCCTCCATATCTGCCACTGGTTCCTGAAAGAGGTAGGTCCACATCTCCCGA of Streptococcus oralis contains these proteins:
- a CDS encoding GNAT family N-acetyltransferase; amino-acid sequence: MITIRRQEIVKLEDVSHLYHAVGWTNYTHQPQMLEKALSHSLAIYLAHDGDAVVGLVRLVGDGFSSIFVQDLIVLPSYQRQGIGSDLMKEALGDFKDAYQVQLVTEQTEKTLGFYRSLGFETLSTYDCTGMIWVDRKR
- a CDS encoding GNAT family N-acetyltransferase — protein: MPVNEYGQMIGESMEGYTPGELPSIDFLEGRYARIEALSVGKHAEDLLAVYGPDTPREMWTYLFQEPVADMEELVTVLNQMLARKDRFYYVIIDKTTCKALGTFSLMRIDQNNRVIEVGAVTFSPALKGTRIGTEAQYLLARYVFEELNYRRYEWKCDALNFPSRRAAERLGFVYEGTFRQAVVYKGRTRDTDWLAMIDKDWPQVKSRLEAWLSPENFYKDGRQHKSLREF